GTAGTGCGTGTTGATTGGACATCATCATCCAGCAACGCATTGATGATCGTTGATTTACCGACGCCGGAGGATCCGAGCAGGCAACCGGTTTTACCTTGTCCAAGGTAAAAATTCATCAACTCGATGCCTTGTTTGTGCATCGCGCTCATCGTTATGATGGGCACGGACGGTGCAATAGCCCGCACTTCGGATAACCGAGCATCCGATTCCGCACAAAGATCGACTTTGTTGAGTACGATCACCGGTTCCGCACCGCTATGCTGCGCAGTAAGCAAATACCGTTCAAGTCGGCGCAGATTAAAATCCTGATCCAGACCGCTTACCAGAAAAGCTATGTCAATATTCGCCGCGATCACCTGTTCGCGCGTGACCTCTTCGGTGACTTTACGCGAAAACTTGGTTCGGCGCGGGAGAACATGATGTATCACGGCAAAACGTTCGGCCAAACGTAACTGGATCACGACCCAATCACCGACGACAGGTCGCAATGTGGAATCAATCTCCGCCGATTTGCGAAGATTGCCCGACATTTCTGCCGAAATAACACCGGCT
The window above is part of the bacterium genome. Proteins encoded here:
- the rsgA gene encoding ribosome small subunit-dependent GTPase A, producing MTLDHLGWQPFFDTAFKPYAGEFQVGRIAVQQTRVYELWTEAGVISAEMSGNLRKSAEIDSTLRPVVGDWVVIQLRLAERFAVIHHVLPRRTKFSRKVTEEVTREQVIAANIDIAFLVSGLDQDFNLRRLERYLLTAQHSGAEPVIVLNKVDLCAESDARLSEVRAIAPSVPIITMSAMHKQGIELMNFYLGQGKTGCLLGSSGVGKSTIINALLDDDVQSTRTTRKDMDRGRHTTTHRELFVLPGGGLLMDTPGMRELQLWTDESSLSGTFEDIEMLAAACRFRDCRHESEPDCAVQAALADGSLDAARYKSYLKLRREIRYLELRQDNSAARLEKMRWKKIHAQHKKNNRSDR